From Brevibacterium ihuae, the proteins below share one genomic window:
- a CDS encoding HIT family protein: MSERPEIPEPEAAGGFPGEPDGLQRLWTPHRMVYIGGQDKPADGSEQACPFCAAPEKSDADGLVVARGTTVYAVLNLYPYNPGHLLVCPYRHVADYTDLTPEETTELAEFTQRAMRVIRSVSAPAGFNIGMNQGQLAGAGIAAHLHQHLVPRWMGDANFLPIVAHTKALPQVHSQVQELYAEAWNTV, encoded by the coding sequence ATGAGCGAGCGCCCCGAGATCCCCGAACCCGAGGCGGCCGGCGGCTTCCCCGGGGAGCCGGACGGGCTCCAGCGCCTGTGGACCCCGCACCGCATGGTCTACATCGGCGGGCAGGACAAGCCGGCCGACGGGAGCGAGCAGGCGTGCCCGTTCTGCGCCGCACCGGAGAAGTCCGACGCGGACGGCCTCGTCGTCGCCCGCGGCACCACCGTGTACGCCGTGCTCAACCTCTACCCGTACAACCCCGGTCACCTGCTCGTGTGCCCGTACCGCCACGTCGCCGACTACACCGATCTCACCCCCGAGGAGACGACCGAGCTCGCGGAGTTCACCCAGCGCGCGATGCGGGTCATCCGCTCGGTGTCCGCACCGGCCGGATTCAACATCGGGATGAACCAGGGCCAGCTCGCGGGAGCCGGCATCGCCGCCCACCTCCACCAGCACCTCGTGCCCCGCTGGATGGGCGACGCGAACTTCCTCCCCATCGTCGCGCACACCAAGGCGCTGCCCCAGGTGCACTCCCAGGTGCAGGAGCTCTACGCGGAGGCGTGGAACACCGTATGA